ATGATTCTACCATCTACTTGTTCTGAATCCTCTGTATATTCTGGAGCGTTTGCCTCAATACCAAGAACATTGGTATCATGTTCGCTATAGAGATGAGAACTATACTTTGGTTGTGCTGAATTTAAAAAATTCTCGACCCATTGCTGTAATTGTACCTTTTCTTGGGTAGTCTCACCCAAAAGATAACGTAACGCCTTTCTCGATTTGGATGCTAAATCTTTTTTCAATGGTTCTTCTGTAGCAATAAGGTCATTCTTTATTTTCGATATAAAGTTTTGGTTAGGGCTTTTCTCGGCTGCATTCCCTAATAGCTCTACAAGTTGATTCTTTTCATTTTGATGAGGCTTGAGGAATTCATTCCAAGCTTCTTTCTTTGCCGCTCTAACGGTTTGCTTGATTTCCCTTTCAAGACTTTTTAAATCCTGCTCGGCACAGATATTGTTTTCAAGAATCCATTCCCTAAACTTTTTGTTACAGTCATTTTCACGTTCCCACATCAATCGTTCTTCGGATTTGTAACGTTCATGGGAACCGGAAGTGGAGTGACCTTGAGGTTGTGTAAGTTCGGTAACATGAATTAGCACGGGTACATGGTTTTCCCTTGCAATTTCCGATGCATTTTCGAAAGCGTGAATAAGAGCTGTGTAATCCCAACCTTTTACCTTAAGAATTTCATAGCCTTCGTTCTTGTCATCACGTTGTAAACCCTTAAGTATTTCTGAAATATCTCCTTTTGTAGTATGGAACTCGGCAGGGACAGAAATCCCATATGCATCGTCCCATACGCACATTATCATGGGTACCTGTAATACGCCTGCAGCATTTATGGTCTCAAAAAAATGACCTTCACTAGTACTTGCATTGCCTATGGTCCCCCAAGCAACTTCATTTCCATTATTGGAAAAGTTGGTTTGGTCAATATCCTTTACATTGCGATAGATTTTTGAAGCTTGTGCCAATCCCAATAATCTGGGCATTTGACCAGCAGTACAGGAGATATCAGCACTACTGTTTTTCTGTTTTGTCAGGTCTTTCCATTCACCGTTTTCATCTAGACTATGGGTGGTAAAATGTCCTCCCATCTGTCGCCCGGCACTCATGGGTTCTTTTTCTATATCGGTTGTTGCATAGAGGCCATGGAAAAACTCTTTCGGGCTTAAATAACCTAACGCCATCATAAACGTTTGGTCACGGTAGTAGCCACTTCTAAAATCTCCATCTTCAAAAGCCCGGGCCATAGCTAGTTGTGGTAACTCTTTACCATCACCAAAAATCCCGAACTTTGCTTTTCCAGAAAGTACTTCGCGTCTTCCCAACAAACTACATTCCCTGCTTGTCACAGCAATTTGATAATCCTTTATAATTTGAGATTGAAAGTCATCGAAAGAAATATCGCTGCTTGTTGAGGATTCTGGTTTCATATGGGATTGAAGATTTTGTGCAAAATTACTAAAATTCAAGGAAATTAGCAACGAGGAGAGCTGTTAATAAAATGCTATTTTGATACTTAAATGTTATTATATTTAAATATATTCTAATAACGAGATTCTTAAAAAGCCTTTTTTTAGGAATTTATCAATTTAAAACCATTTTCTGGTAAATAGTCCAGTTAGGGTTCTTGGGCTTAGTGTGACTATAAATCGTATTCGTTCCCCGTAGTTCTGTTCAGCAATTTCCCACCCTCTATTAGAATACACGGGGAAGTATAATTCGAAAAAATCGGTTACAAGGTTTAACCGTACGCCAGAGTCATATACAAATCGTGGATCTTGTCCTTTATTCCTTATGAACCCTAAATCACCATAGACTTCTATCCATCTCCATATACTTGTGCTTGCATTTGTGGTTGCAATCCAATCATTGGCAAATGGATTCTCCAATTGGGATTTAAACCCACCTTCCGCTATGATTATCTGTTGGCTATAGATACCTGAATCTTCTGATCTCCCCAAATAAGCTAGATCAAATAAATAATCTGTAGGCCTATCCAGAGCAAAACTAAAAAAATCTGAATCTGTTCTGTTCCTCAAAAATTTACCCGCATAAAATCGAACATTAAACTGCCTATTGTTCTCATATAGTTTTCTATATTCCATTTCAAACGATAATTTGGTGAAGTCGCTTGAATGTTGGCCATCTAAATACCAAGAACTAAAGTTTAAAATATCATTGTCCGTGTCTCTAAATCGAACATTGAATACACTGTAGTCTGGCTCTGTATCAATTTGATCTACTATCGCCTCATCTATGTTTCGGAATACACTTCTGTATCGAAAAAGCAACGATTGCCTTCGATTTGAAATAAGGTTTTCTGGTCTCCATCCAAAACTGATGGCCGGAGTTAGCGTGGTAAACCGAGAATTAACCTGAAAGTGGGAAGTGGACCCTGAAAAAGAATAATTGGATACAAACAGGCCACTTTTTCCATGATATTTACGGTATCTAAGACTGGCTTTCCCTACTACAGTTTTCTCCAAAAAGGAGTAGGTAGGAGCAAAATCATATTGAAATGGTCGTTCTAAAAAGGTTTTGTTATAAATCCTCATTCCAGGTGTAATACCATCATAAACATTAAAATTTGCGATAGGAACATAAAAAACTTGATTAAAGTAGGGGTCTTCGGTATCCTTGAAAAATTGAAACTTCAACTTTTTATTACTGGAAAAAAAGCCACTCAATGTTTTCCAATTATCCCGTTGATTGAACTCTGGTATTTTCTGATCATAATTAAGAACAAGCTTATCTTCCCCCTTTCTGGGTATGGTAAAGGTCCTTGATGTATCAATATCCGAAAACCAATATTTAGAAACCACAGAGTCTTTTTGGAGACCGAACAATGAAATGGGGACTTTTGTTCCTCTTTTATTTTTTATGATAAAAGTGATAGAATCTTCCGTTTTATCTATTTTTTTTATTTTAAAATCTATCTTCTTTCTTGTGGCAACATATTCGTCAAAAAACCAATCAATTTTCTTATCCGAAAATTTCTCTATTTCATTTCTAAAATCTGTTGCTTTTACCTTGGGCCGCAGATTATGTGTTTTATAGAAAGATATAATACTACTGTCCACTTTTTTGTTTCCCAAATAATCTGAAAGATAGTACATGCCCAATCCGGCCTTGTAACTATTGGCTATTTTTGCATTGAATTTGATCAAGGAATCATTGGGTGTGCTAAGAGCTTGGTCAATGTTTTTACGTGCAGCGAACATGCTCAAAAGGGCATATTGCTCATTAAAGTCCATTTTTGCTAAATGAAAACTTCTAAAGCCCCATAATTTGGAAAGTTTTCCGGCTAACTTTTGATCTGGATAATTGTCTTCAACATATCTTATTATCAAATAATTGGCGATGGCATCATTTACCCAGCGTTCCGCTCTCGGGTCCAAGAACAAAGTCTCTTCCAAAAAACTATTTATGGCCGTTTTTAAAAACTTCATTTCGAACTGAAACTGTTCTTTGTAGGGCCTTATAAAAGAGGGTAATTGGTTTATTCCGTATAGTGGAGTTTTATTATAATTAATTTGACTTACCAATAGATTGCCATGCGGGTATCTACCAAGATTTGCATCTAGAAATTTAGCTATTTTATCAA
The nucleotide sequence above comes from Flagellimonas sp. HMM57. Encoded proteins:
- a CDS encoding thiamine pyrophosphate-dependent enzyme, whose amino-acid sequence is MKPESSTSSDISFDDFQSQIIKDYQIAVTSRECSLLGRREVLSGKAKFGIFGDGKELPQLAMARAFEDGDFRSGYYRDQTFMMALGYLSPKEFFHGLYATTDIEKEPMSAGRQMGGHFTTHSLDENGEWKDLTKQKNSSADISCTAGQMPRLLGLAQASKIYRNVKDIDQTNFSNNGNEVAWGTIGNASTSEGHFFETINAAGVLQVPMIMCVWDDAYGISVPAEFHTTKGDISEILKGLQRDDKNEGYEILKVKGWDYTALIHAFENASEIARENHVPVLIHVTELTQPQGHSTSGSHERYKSEERLMWERENDCNKKFREWILENNICAEQDLKSLEREIKQTVRAAKKEAWNEFLKPHQNEKNQLVELLGNAAEKSPNQNFISKIKNDLIATEEPLKKDLASKSRKALRYLLGETTQEKVQLQQWVENFLNSAQPKYSSHLYSEHDTNVLGIEANAPEYTEDSEQVDGRIILRDNFDKLFEKYPKALVFGEDTGNIGDVNQGLEGLQKKYGPYRVADTGIRETTIIGQGIGLALRGLRPIAEIQYLDYIMYALQTLSDDLSTLMYRTVGKQKAPLIVRTRGHRLEGIWHSGSQMGGLVHLLRGMYILVPRNMTQAAGFYNTLMKSDEPALVIESLNGYRLKEKRPSNLGEFCVPVGKVETLKEGTDITLLSYGSTLRIVEKVAKELLEIGIDAEVIDAQSLLPFDVSHDVVKSLKKTNRLLIVDEDVPGGCSAYLLQEILEKQGGYNFLDSAPQTLTAKAHRPAYASDGDYFSKPNAEDIFEKVYAIMNETDPGSYPSLL
- a CDS encoding metalloprotease, with the translated sequence MAQHKNEINATLNDSTKQIEIQQKFTYVNDSEDGLSILYFNDWNHAYANRNTALAKRFGEEFKRSLHLGKDSEKGDTHIVSIVDSDYIGLDWNRVKNKDIIRIKLEKVLEPGESAELFFTYTIKLPHKKFTQYGYNDNGEYYLKDWYLVPSVYDEEWKLYDNMNLDDTYTDVANTSIDFSYPEELSLASNFDEFSPNTYLGAQHIILRGTNRKNCEIILSRQKRFTKHVTRFLTVTTDLSTNKYDDISQGISIDKIAKFLDANLGRYPHGNLLVSQINYNKTPLYGINQLPSFIRPYKEQFQFEMKFLKTAINSFLEETLFLDPRAERWVNDAIANYLIIRYVEDNYPDQKLAGKLSKLWGFRSFHLAKMDFNEQYALLSMFAARKNIDQALSTPNDSLIKFNAKIANSYKAGLGMYYLSDYLGNKKVDSSIISFYKTHNLRPKVKATDFRNEIEKFSDKKIDWFFDEYVATRKKIDFKIKKIDKTEDSITFIIKNKRGTKVPISLFGLQKDSVVSKYWFSDIDTSRTFTIPRKGEDKLVLNYDQKIPEFNQRDNWKTLSGFFSSNKKLKFQFFKDTEDPYFNQVFYVPIANFNVYDGITPGMRIYNKTFLERPFQYDFAPTYSFLEKTVVGKASLRYRKYHGKSGLFVSNYSFSGSTSHFQVNSRFTTLTPAISFGWRPENLISNRRQSLLFRYRSVFRNIDEAIVDQIDTEPDYSVFNVRFRDTDNDILNFSSWYLDGQHSSDFTKLSFEMEYRKLYENNRQFNVRFYAGKFLRNRTDSDFFSFALDRPTDYLFDLAYLGRSEDSGIYSQQIIIAEGGFKSQLENPFANDWIATTNASTSIWRWIEVYGDLGFIRNKGQDPRFVYDSGVRLNLVTDFFELYFPVYSNRGWEIAEQNYGERIRFIVTLSPRTLTGLFTRKWF